The Rissa tridactyla isolate bRisTri1 chromosome 6, bRisTri1.patW.cur.20221130, whole genome shotgun sequence DNA segment TACACGCAGTGGATGtgccctccctgctgcaggaagCGTGCTTAGCCCGTTGACATCAACGGCGTGTCCTCAGATCTAGCTCTGCTCTTGGGCAGTTGGAGTTGGTGAGAAGACGACAGCACTTAGTTTAGGAAGAAGGAGGAGTGGGTACATGCATGAAGAGAATAGGAGAGCTCAGTGAATAGTGCATATGTGTAGGAGTAACCAGCTGGGAAGGTAAAAGGTAAGAGAACATAAATTGtatgtttaaaatatgtttgctGCTCTCTGACCGTTTTGATCTGGGAGAGCCTGCAGGAGGTGGGATCCTAGCTGGGTGGCTGCTTTACCCTGTGTAAGGACTTTGATTAAACCCTTCTTTGATCCCACGCTTGAAAAGCTCAGCGCCTATTTTTTTGAGAAGAGTTAATGGGTTTCCTCCCTGTACGTACAGACTGCTCAAAGCTGTTGTGCTGTTCATAAGACTGCTTTGGAGTCATATGCGGAGGAAGGTGCTTAAAAGGATTGTTTTTAGGAAGTCTGTTTGGACAGGCCCTCCAAAGAGAGCTCTCTGATAAAGTATAGCGCATGTGGACTTACCTGCTGGCAGTAGGTGCTGAGCTGCCCATTTCTGTGATGCCTTCAGTTCAGCTCTGGTTTGCTGTAGCTCTTTCCACAGAGAGTTCAAAATGAGATTGTCTCCTCTGGTGGGACTGAATTTATCCTGCTGAAAAGCTGTCTCCTGAGCCACCGCCTCAGACCTCCTCAGCCAAGCGCTCTCCAGTTGGCCGAGCCTGCTGGACACATTGTGGCTTAGCAGCAGAATGTGCTCAAGAACCTTCCCTTGCTCAGACTCTTGAAGCCTCTTGGCTTCTTCAGCTTGGTCACTGTTCCTCACGAGTGCCTGCTCTACCCGTGACACAATGTGGGAGGTGACTTTCTCAACCGTGGTGGTGAAGGTGCCTGCGAGGTTGGTGGTGAGCTGGCTCAGCTCTGCTTTCAGGGTCTGCAGGtccaccttcagcatctcatccATCGCCTGCAGCATCATGTTCTCTTTCATCTGCGAGTTCTCAAGCATGATGAAGAGCTTGTCCCACTCGGTGTGCTCTCGCTGGCAGTCGCACGAAACAGCTGGAATGGAAGATACAGATGTTGCTTTGCTATTCCTTTGTACTTACAGTTTCAAACAGAAGGACAAAATCTGGCTCTGTGCAAGGCTTATGTGCTTTAGAATGTCAGTGTGTTTCCCTctatatgaaaacagaaaagtaaaatagtGTGTATTATAGCAATTCTAAAACTAAGTGTCATCAGCAGTCTTTTgcaggaaaactgaaaaataaaagagtatAAAGCAAATTTTGAGGCATGCCATCCAAGTGCTTTAGCATTTGCTGTCCATAATAATCTACTGGTTCAAGCACAtgcttcttcctctgaaaaaaaaaaaattatgtttgtaaTAATAACTGCTACAAGAGCTAGGCAACAGAGAATGCAATTCTGCACTTAACACAAATTTAGTTTAAATCTACTTACTTTCCTCAGTGCCAAGAACTGGACCTTCAATTTCATTATCCAGATTCACATACATGAGATCATAGTCATCATCTTCATCCAGAACCGAAACAGAAGCCCTGAAAACACAGAACAGCATAAGCAGAGAAAGTATTTCTTGGGGCCGCATTCTCTAGCTGCTTCCTGCAAATAGCTGGGCTGTCTGGAACTAGAGTCTAAGTCAGACTTCAGCAGAGACAAGACTGCGAGTGAGACGCAGCGAGCCCCTAATAAATGCTCCGAGCGCCTCGGCTTGAATGAATGAGCAATGCTCGTGCCAGTGTTGTAATAAGAGCACTTCTGACTGTTGGTTTTGGCCGGGAGGAGAAGGGGGCGTGCAGCTTGCTCAATTCCAGCCTTCCAGGTTTGCGCTGGGGGGAAGATGTACTGACTCGTGGAGGGGAAGAAACGGGGGAAGCTGCTCTTGCGAGCGGCCGATTCCCCTTCTGAGAGCAGATTGCTGCAACGTGCAGCGATGCGAGGGTGAGAGCGGGGGATGAAATCGCTTGGAGTTTGCTGCCTACAAGCACTGGCTGCGTCGGTTATATTGTTCTGTGCTCTTTGTGGAAAGGAAAGTGTTCTCTGCAAACTCATTTTGTAGTTGGTATGTGCCAGTACTCTGGAGGGGGTTGGTAGAAAAATAAACGTACCTGGAGTTGGTTTGGATACACATATATGGTTTAACCTAAATATTGCGACTTTTTTGGTAGTTATGTACAAAAACTTCTATTATATACTAGCAGTTTACTGCTTTAACCGATGAAGGAGAGCTCATAAAGACAGCTTGTTAGAGTTTTGCTTTTCTAGCTCTAATTATCAATAACAACATCATAATTATATGTGGATAATACGTTATTGCTAGTGTCTTGTTTCAGGAACGTGTAGATTAGTAGCTGCGTGATTAGAGTTGTTTCTGTTAactttgaaaaaacaaagaaaggcaCTCTTGGATTAGACATTAATCTAGTTCTAAATATTGTCGTTGTTCTTAATCTGTTTTAAATTCTGGGAGGCTCATCAGTTCAATGGGCCATTAATTATTTCAGAGATGCATTGCTTAGGTGAGATTAGGGGTAATACGGTACAAATTATATATCGGCTATGAAATATTCAGAGAATAGCAAAAAACCCCTACATAATTGCACCTAACTTGCAATCTGTGTTCTCTTTCTATTTGAGTCTCTGGTTTAGCCCCTTATTGCTgggcacttgggtcacaacagccccaggcagcgctacaggcttgggggaggagtgtctggagagctgcctggcagaaaaggacctgggggggtgttggttgacagccagctgaataggagccagcagtgtgcccaggtggccaagaaggccaacagcatcctggcatttatcaggaacagtgtggtcagcaggactagggcagtgatcatccccctgtactcagcactggtgaggccccacctcgagtgctgtgtccagttttgggtctcTCACCACAGaaaaggcattgaggtgctggagcgggtccagagaaggacaacgaacctggtgaggggtctggagcacaagtcctgtgaggagcagctgagggagctgggggtgttcagcctggagaaaaggaggctgaggggagaccttcttgctctctacaactacccaaAAGGAGGGGGTAGTGGGGGGGATTCAGCCTCTTtacccaagtaacaagcaataggacaagaagaaacatcctcaggttgtgccaggggaggtttaggatggatattggaaaaaacttcttcactgaaagggttgtcaggcattggaacaggctgcccagggaagtggtggagtcgccagccctggaggtatttaaaagacgtgtagatgtggtgtttagagacgtggtttagtggtaacttggcagtgttaggttaacagttggacttggtaattttaaaggtcttttctaaccagAAGGATTCTAGAATTCTATTCCTATGCTCCTTGTTTCGCCCTATGTATATATGGGTGTTCCTGCCATCATGGGGCTTCCAGCTGCTCTCCTGCAAACACAAATAATAGATAGTAACATTGAAGCAGTGTACTAGTAAACTCAAAAGTTTGGTAAATTAGAGGTGAACATTTTCAGAGAGGTATGTGCCTAACTCGAgtaatcctggggaaaaaaattaatcttgctgTACGGGCTTTTATCTTTGAATACTCAATTTGGAGTGAATGTCAAAACACCGCTGTATAGCTTTGAGAGCTCCTTCTGTTCATCTTACATTTGCAGTGTGCCaacagggtctttttttttttttttttccttctttttttcttcctcccaaacTCTCTGTGCTGCCGGGTTGGGCAGAGCAGAGATCGAGCACAAGGCAACTTTTGCAATTCGTGTGTGCAGGGAGCATGGCCGAAGCGTGCCCGGGGCATCTGGGGCGGGCTGGCACCATCACAGCCCACGGCTGGGGTTGCTCCTGCCCTAtgtgcctcctccctgcctgacTCGCAGCCCGCCGTGCAAAGCAAAGAGTGTCCCCAACTGTACGTTAGTCTCTGCCTGAATTGCATAATTCCCAGTGTGTGGTCTGCTTGGAAAGTCTGAGAAAATCTGATCTGGAAAGTACTGGGGGTAAGGTTGgtaggggaaggaagagggaaagaaggtaATTAAGGAGTTGTGTATAATGTTTTTCCATTCTTAGTcaacaaacatatttttcaggcACTTTATTTAGACTGAGATAGATCAAGGGAGATTGAAAAAAGTTAATTACTTGGGAAGGGGCACAATATCGCCTCTGACTGCTTGAGCTCCGAGTATTGAAAGGTTAGTGAGCTGCATGTGCGTAAATCCCTTAGAAATTGAAAAGGTGTGGCAAACAAACGGCAAGAGGTACCTAGAGCTAACTCAAAACATGAAGATACAAGAAAATAGCTAATTGGCTTGTGCTTCATGACCTTTCTTGAGTTATATGAAGAACAGACACGAACTGCGGTATCTGCTTGGATTGTTTACAAGTTTGTATATGCAGGTTATTCAATTAAAGCAATTGCATGTCAGTGAAGTCTTTTAAGTATCGCTCGAAAGTGATGGGCTTCTAAAttgcctttgtttttcatttatcttGGTTAGTGACTAGAAACCCTGCAATGTTTGCTGTAGGAAACTGCCCAAATTTACGTTTGTACAAAGTATTTTTGTTCAGAGTAGTTTCATGGCTGCAATCCATCATGTTGTGTCATGTCAAATTACATCACTCCCGTAATACAGCTGATACTTAAAATGGTTGTTTTCTCGGATTGAATAATTAGTCTTAGTTTCCGGATACCTTTCTATCTGTGATATCCCAGCTTAGGCAATAGCATGTCTCAGGTCCGTGGCTGTCTTTCCTCATTTAAAGCTGATAGTTTTCATTCGCCTCTGCTGAATTCCTTCCCTTGACGCTTTTACAGACAATGAATGTTGCCCGTCCAGGAACATGGGAATTTCCTCTTTTGCGATTGTTACCGTTGCTGAAATTTAACTGGAGTTTCAGGGCTCTGCTCCATATCAGCAGAAAACTCCCAGTGGAAACTAAACGTGTGCAAGTGCAAAGAAAGGACTTATTTTTCTAAGCACTAATTTAtccaaagaaggaaataattttaggGTATTCAGTTATAAAATTTTTCAATTTCAAACTCAGATGTGAGTCTAGAAAAAGTTCAAGTAAATGCATTCTCTCACCATTTTGGTTCTAATTTTGCGTGAATAGGTGCTTTGCATAAATCCCACGGTACATTAGTGACACTTGTAAAAGGGGTGACAGTTTTTATACAGATTCCCTTGTAACATCAGGAAGAGATTTGCACAAAGAATGTGGCTAGAAAATGGCCAGAACTGAACAGCTTGCTAATGTGTTTGGGGTAATTCATCAGCAAATATCTTTCCTTTGTAACTGGCCTTTGTGCTTTGTACATAGAACAGAACAAGACAGAAATTTGCCATGTCCATGGGACTAGGGGTGGGGTCTGAGCCTTGCCTTTACAGCAAGCGGCtgtatggaggaggaggaggaggatagcTAATTGTTGGAAGCCAACTATTCTTCAAGCAGAAGAAATGTTTCAGGATAGGATGCAGAAGTGTGGCTGGCTGAACAGCGCGGAGGCACTCCTCCCAACCATAAGGACCGCTTAGGGAT contains these protein-coding regions:
- the PTX3 gene encoding pentraxin-related protein PTX3, producing MRPQEILSLLMLFCVFRASVSVLDEDDDYDLMYVNLDNEIEGPVLGTEETVSCDCQREHTEWDKLFIMLENSQMKENMMLQAMDEMLKVDLQTLKAELSQLTTNLAGTFTTTVEKVTSHIVSRVEQALVRNSDQAEEAKRLQESEQGKVLEHILLLSHNVSSRLGQLESAWLRRSEAVAQETAFQQDKFSPTRGDNLILNSLWKELQQTRAELKASQKWAAQHLLPAGCETAILFPMRSKKIFGSVHPTAGMTLHSFTACIWIKVTEALDKTIVFSYGTKFNPYEIQLYLSRESVVLVVGSDQRKLAAKNVVVPGKWIHLCGAWSSENGSASLWVKGELTATALDIANAHTIPDGGILQIGQEKNGCCIGGGFDEALAFSGKLTGFNMWDRVLSAKEIAAQSGEDACSIRGNIIGWGVTEVLPYGGAQYVS